From the genome of Paracoccus seriniphilus, one region includes:
- a CDS encoding GTP-binding protein — MTDSRLPVTVLSGFLGAGKTTLLNRVLNNRDGRRVAVIVNDMSEVNIDADLVRADTELSRTDETLVEMSNGCICCTLRDDLLIEVRRLASEGRFDYLLIESTGISEPLPVAATFDFRDEMGESLSDVARLDTMVTVVDAANLLRDYSSHDFLRDRGETLGEEDDRTLVNLLVEQIEFADVVILNKVADAGPEQTDAARKIIRSLNADAQIIETNHSEVPAEKILDTGLFDFDKAHEHPMWAKELYGFADHVPETEEYGVASHVYRARRPFAPEKVLAVLNGELPGVIRAKGHFWIATRPDWVAEFSLAGALSSIKPLGTWWASVPKDRWPDHESGRAYLAEHWVEPWGDRRQEIVFIGAGIDWPRLKSRLDGCLVPEHLAQGPDALPDLPDPFPSWQRVAAA, encoded by the coding sequence GACGCTTCTGAACCGCGTGCTGAACAACCGTGATGGCCGACGCGTCGCGGTGATCGTCAACGACATGTCCGAGGTCAATATCGACGCCGATCTCGTGCGCGCCGATACCGAACTTTCCCGCACCGACGAGACTTTGGTCGAGATGTCGAATGGCTGCATCTGCTGTACACTTCGCGACGACCTGCTGATTGAGGTGCGCCGCCTCGCCTCCGAAGGGCGCTTTGATTATCTTCTGATCGAATCGACCGGCATCTCGGAACCGCTTCCCGTTGCCGCGACCTTCGACTTTCGGGACGAGATGGGCGAGAGCCTCTCGGATGTCGCGCGACTGGACACGATGGTGACGGTTGTCGATGCCGCGAACCTGCTGCGCGACTATTCCAGCCACGACTTTCTTCGCGACCGGGGGGAGACTCTGGGTGAAGAGGACGACCGCACCCTGGTCAACCTGCTGGTCGAGCAGATCGAGTTCGCGGATGTGGTCATTCTGAACAAGGTCGCGGATGCAGGCCCTGAACAGACCGATGCGGCGCGCAAGATCATCCGCAGCCTGAACGCCGACGCGCAGATCATCGAGACAAACCATTCGGAAGTGCCCGCGGAGAAGATCCTTGATACCGGGCTCTTCGATTTCGACAAGGCGCATGAACATCCGATGTGGGCAAAAGAGCTTTACGGCTTTGCCGACCATGTGCCCGAAACCGAGGAATACGGTGTCGCATCCCATGTTTACCGCGCCCGGCGGCCCTTTGCACCGGAAAAGGTTCTTGCCGTCCTCAACGGTGAACTGCCCGGCGTGATCCGCGCCAAGGGACATTTCTGGATCGCGACGCGGCCTGATTGGGTCGCGGAATTCTCGCTGGCCGGAGCGCTGTCGTCGATCAAGCCGCTCGGCACCTGGTGGGCATCGGTGCCGAAGGACCGGTGGCCGGATCACGAGAGTGGTCGGGCCTATCTGGCTGAGCATTGGGTCGAGCCATGGGGAGATCGTCGTCAGGAAATCGTCTTCATCGGAGCGGGGATCGACTGGCCCCGGCTGAAGTCCCGACTGGATGGCTGCCTGGTCCCCGAACATCTGGCACAGGGCCCGGATGCACTTCCCGATCTGCCTGATCCCTTCCCGTCCTGGCAGCGCGTGGCGGCGGCATGA
- a CDS encoding DUF1826 domain-containing protein: protein MTTVLPSIAAAVNSSSDPQVLLTIGTPGVSLALWNRSLNEDLASPLDLLPADRLPRLRRRLGPASVAGAVHEACEATGAGACAALLAADVEALAAHAMRVFTSPLLEIRLDVTEGQPCPKWHVDAVPGRLLCTLRGPGTEYGAVGPDVAPRSIHRMARGAVGLFRGKLWPGQGRAAILHRSPPRDAGSPRLLVVIDPAGEAEIS from the coding sequence ATGACGACGGTCCTGCCTTCGATTGCCGCAGCAGTGAACAGCAGCAGCGATCCGCAGGTGCTCCTGACGATTGGAACGCCGGGCGTATCGCTTGCCTTGTGGAACCGCTCGTTGAATGAAGACCTTGCAAGCCCGCTCGACCTGCTGCCGGCGGACCGTCTGCCGCGGCTTCGCCGCCGCCTTGGTCCCGCCAGCGTCGCCGGGGCAGTCCATGAGGCCTGCGAGGCGACGGGAGCGGGTGCATGCGCCGCGCTTCTGGCCGCTGATGTCGAGGCACTTGCAGCACATGCCATGCGGGTCTTTACCTCGCCATTGCTGGAAATTCGCCTTGACGTTACCGAAGGCCAGCCCTGTCCGAAATGGCATGTCGATGCCGTGCCCGGACGGCTGCTCTGCACCCTGCGCGGCCCCGGCACCGAATATGGTGCCGTCGGGCCTGATGTCGCGCCACGGTCCATTCACCGGATGGCACGCGGTGCTGTCGGTCTGTTCCGTGGCAAGCTCTGGCCGGGGCAAGGGCGCGCCGCCATCCTTCACCGTTCGCCGCCGCGCGACGCAGGCAGCCCGCGGCTGCTCGTCGTGATCGATCCCGCTGGCGAGGCCGAGATCAGCTGA
- a CDS encoding DUF6525 family protein: MRTFDTLPCPLRRWLAEAAMPWSPASCRRIWMRARLEGEPVEAILARLDRTEMKCLGLANDPFPPCVGGQTSHEHESR, from the coding sequence ATGCGCACCTTCGACACCCTGCCATGCCCCCTGCGCCGCTGGTTGGCCGAGGCCGCGATGCCGTGGTCACCCGCGTCCTGCCGTCGCATCTGGATGCGGGCGCGCTTGGAGGGCGAACCTGTCGAAGCGATTCTGGCAAGATTGGACCGGACCGAGATGAAATGCCTTGGCCTTGCCAATGACCCATTCCCGCCGTGCGTCGGCGGCCAAACGTCCCATGAACACGAAAGCCGATGA
- a CDS encoding ABC transporter substrate-binding protein — protein MMTRSILTTTAVLAMLASPAVARSGETLDVAAQFEIQGPEPSISGYIFTRMGISETLVNAEADGRLTPGLASDWQVAEDGLSWTFTLQDGVRFHDDTAMTADAVVNAGHPFLSQPEARRARSLAIDREGIARAVLRYPQGATQLFPPSVAGWHDDALPPLGHDVEEARALLEGLGWLQGSDGILTRDGERFTLTLTTYPDRPELPLVAAVLEQQFRQIGVELTINTTNSSEIPAGHQNGTLELGLVARNFSLIPDPIGTVLSDYVGNGDWGAMNWHNEEFATLVGGIARGEGDDADRAEAAAILQDELPIIPIAWYQQTLAVSDKVEGATIDPFERSFGLQDMRWAE, from the coding sequence ATGATGACCCGTTCCATTCTGACAACAACCGCAGTTCTCGCGATGCTTGCCAGCCCGGCGGTTGCACGATCTGGCGAGACGCTGGATGTCGCCGCCCAGTTCGAGATTCAGGGGCCCGAGCCCTCGATCAGCGGCTATATCTTCACCCGGATGGGGATCTCCGAGACTCTTGTGAATGCCGAGGCTGACGGACGATTGACCCCCGGTCTGGCCAGCGACTGGCAGGTTGCCGAAGACGGGTTGAGCTGGACCTTCACCCTGCAAGATGGGGTGAGATTCCACGACGACACGGCAATGACCGCCGATGCCGTGGTTAACGCGGGACATCCCTTCCTGTCCCAGCCCGAAGCCCGCCGCGCGCGGAGCCTTGCCATCGACCGCGAGGGAATTGCCCGAGCCGTGCTGCGCTACCCCCAGGGCGCGACGCAACTCTTCCCGCCCTCGGTCGCAGGCTGGCATGACGACGCGCTTCCCCCACTTGGACATGACGTCGAGGAGGCTCGGGCGCTTCTGGAGGGCCTTGGCTGGCTGCAGGGCAGCGACGGCATCCTGACCCGCGACGGCGAACGCTTCACCCTGACTCTGACAACATATCCCGACCGTCCGGAACTGCCGCTTGTTGCCGCCGTGCTCGAACAGCAATTCCGTCAGATCGGCGTGGAACTGACGATCAACACCACCAATTCATCCGAAATCCCGGCGGGCCATCAGAACGGCACGCTGGAACTTGGTCTGGTGGCCCGCAACTTCTCGCTGATCCCGGATCCGATTGGCACGGTGCTATCCGACTATGTGGGGAACGGCGACTGGGGAGCCATGAACTGGCACAACGAGGAATTCGCAACACTGGTCGGTGGGATTGCGCGCGGTGAGGGTGACGATGCGGACCGTGCCGAGGCCGCCGCCATCCTGCAGGACGAACTGCCGATCATTCCGATCGCCTGGTATCAGCAAACCCTGGCCGTCTCGGACAAGGTCGAGGGTGCGACCATCGATCCATTCGAGCGCAGCTTTGGCCTGCAGGACATGAGGTGGGCGGAATGA
- a CDS encoding ABC transporter permease, which translates to MSAVASRLVQAIMVAVLIGTATFAMMRSLPGDAAWRIAAGRYGYDNVNAAAAEAVRQELGLDGPALPALMQWLGDLARLDFGNSLVTGQPVAAEIAHQLGASVSLALMAILLSLLIGPPLGILAGLRAGGLLDRMLLVVSTGLKAVPQAVTDQGLGL; encoded by the coding sequence ATGAGCGCAGTTGCCTCCCGGCTGGTGCAGGCGATCATGGTTGCAGTCCTGATCGGGACTGCGACTTTCGCGATGATGCGCAGCCTGCCCGGAGATGCCGCCTGGCGCATTGCCGCCGGGCGCTATGGCTATGACAACGTCAACGCAGCCGCAGCCGAGGCGGTAAGACAGGAACTGGGGCTGGACGGACCGGCCCTGCCGGCGCTCATGCAATGGCTCGGAGATCTGGCGCGACTCGATTTCGGAAACTCTCTTGTGACCGGCCAGCCGGTGGCGGCCGAGATTGCCCATCAGCTTGGCGCATCCGTCTCTCTGGCGCTCATGGCGATACTGCTGTCACTGCTGATCGGACCACCGCTGGGGATTCTGGCCGGGCTCAGGGCTGGCGGACTCCTGGATCGCATGTTGCTGGTCGTCTCCACGGGGCTGAAGGCGGTGCCGCAGGCCGTGACGGATCAAGGTCTGGGGCTGTGA
- a CDS encoding ABC transporter permease: protein MPRLAVPGGRQPPQLHRDQDDQHQRHQELRNVAVPLITYLGLQFVTLVEGVIIVESIFGWPGIGHALVHAIFSRDVPMVQGTALVLGLGFVVVNAAIDLAIRRLDPRGMA from the coding sequence ATGCCGCGCCTCGCCGTGCCCGGCGGCAGGCAGCCACCGCAGTTGCACCGCGATCAGGACGATCAGCACCAGCGCCATCAGGAATTGCGCAATGTCGCGGTGCCCCTCATCACCTATCTGGGTCTGCAGTTCGTGACGCTGGTCGAAGGCGTCATCATCGTTGAATCGATCTTTGGCTGGCCGGGTATCGGACATGCGCTGGTGCATGCGATCTTCTCGCGCGATGTGCCGATGGTGCAGGGAACGGCCCTGGTGCTCGGTCTGGGCTTTGTCGTCGTCAATGCCGCAATCGATCTGGCCATACGCCGACTGGATCCACGGGGGATGGCATGA
- a CDS encoding ABC transporter permease subunit encodes MLADALLALPGLLLVLIVLAMVPGTALGFWAGLSLVLWVEFFRLTRAATRETLASPAVQASRLLGFGPAYLFRVHVWPEIAPMMLTAAAFGTATAIMAIAALGFVHVGMPAPTPELGLMMVELLPYWREAPLALLSPVIATFALLLGLTLLAGSRRT; translated from the coding sequence ATGTTGGCAGATGCCTTGCTGGCGCTTCCGGGACTTCTGCTGGTGCTGATCGTGCTGGCGATGGTGCCTGGAACGGCTCTCGGATTCTGGGCCGGTTTGTCGCTGGTGCTCTGGGTGGAATTTTTCAGACTGACCCGCGCCGCGACGCGCGAAACCCTGGCCTCACCGGCGGTGCAGGCGTCGCGATTGCTTGGATTTGGCCCTGCGTATCTGTTCCGCGTTCATGTCTGGCCCGAAATCGCGCCGATGATGCTGACTGCCGCCGCCTTCGGGACGGCGACGGCCATCATGGCGATTGCCGCTTTGGGCTTCGTGCATGTGGGCATGCCCGCGCCGACACCCGAACTGGGCCTGATGATGGTCGAACTTCTGCCTTATTGGCGTGAGGCGCCACTGGCCCTGCTTTCGCCGGTGATTGCCACTTTCGCCCTGCTTCTGGGCCTCACCCTTCTGGCCGGGAGCCGCAGGACATGA